One Phaseolus vulgaris cultivar G19833 chromosome 2, P. vulgaris v2.0, whole genome shotgun sequence DNA window includes the following coding sequences:
- the LOC137811364 gene encoding probable LRR receptor-like serine/threonine-protein kinase At1g12460, producing MRRHRAIHLSHALLCTVFCCLVTASAVTEKEILLEFKGNITDDPRASLSSWVSSGNPCNDYKGVSCNSEGFVERIVLWNTSLGGVLSSSLSGLKRLRILTLFGNRFSGDIPEGYGDLHSLWKINLSSNALSGSIPEFIGDLPSIRFLDLSKNGFTGQIPSALFRYCYKTKFVSLSHNNLAGSIPASLVNCSNLEGFDFSFNNLSGVVPSRLCGIPRLSYVSLRSNALSGSVQDLISSCQSLEHLDFGSNRFTDLAPFSVLGMQNLTYFNLSYNGFGGHIPEISTCSGRLQIFDASGNFLDGEIPSSITKCKSLKLLALELNRLEGNIPVDIQELRELIVIKLGNNSIGGMIPKGFGNVELLELLDLHNLNLVGQIPDDISNCKFLLELDVSGNKLEGEIPQTLYNLTNLKSLNLQHNQLNGSIPQSLGNLLRIQYLDLSHNSLSGPIPTSLGNLNNLTHFDLSFNNLSGFIPEIANIQSFGASAFSNNPFLCGRPLDTPCLVNGASSPSSPGKAKVLSTSAIIAIVAAAVILAGVCLVTIMNIMARDREKEEPIMIVESTPLGSTESNLIIGKLVLFSKSLPSKYEDWEAGTKTLLDKESLIGGGSIGTVYRTDFESGISIAVKKLETMGRIRNQEEFEHEIGRLGNIQHPNLVAFQGYYWSSSMQLILSEFVPNGNLYDNLHGLGYAGTSTSRGNRELYWSRRFQIAVGTARALAYLHHDCRPPILHLNIKSSNILLDDNYEAKLSDYGLGKLLPILDNYGLTNIHNAVGYVAPELAQGLRQSEKCDVYSFGVILLELVTGRKPVESPTTNEVVVLCEYVRGLLETSSASDCFDRNLLGFTENELIQVMRLGLICTSDDPLRRPSMAEVVQVLESIRNGLDSH from the exons ATGAGAAGACACCGTGCTATTCATCTCTCTCATGCTCTACTGTGCACCGTTTTTTGTTGTCTTGTGACGGCTTCTGCAGTGACTGAGAAGGAAATTTTGCTTGAATTCAAAGGAAACATAACGGACGATCCACGCGCCAGCTTGAGTTCTTGGGTTTCAAGTGGGAACCCGTGCAACGATTACAAAGGTGTTTCGTGTAACTCTGAAGGGTTTGTGGAGAGAATCGTACTGTGGAACACTAGCTTGGGAGGGGTGTTATCCTCGTCGCTTTCGGGGTTGAAGAGATTGAGGATATTGACGTTGTTCGGGAACCGTTTCTCGGGTGATATTCCAGAAGGGTATGGTGATCTTCACTCACTGTGGAAGATCAATTTGAGTTCCAATGCTTTATCTGGTTCGATCCCTGAGTTCATCGGTGATTTGCCTAGCATTCGGTTTCTAGATTTATCCAAGAATGGCTTCACTGGGCAGATACCTTCGGCTTTGTTTCGGTACTGCTACAAAACAAAGTTCGTTTCTCTTTCTCATAACAACCTTGCCGGTTCAATTCCTGCCTCCTTGGTGAACTGCTCTAACCTTGAAGGGTTTGATTTTTCCTTCAACAACCTTAGCGGGGTTGTCCCTTCGCGGCTTTGTGGCATTCCAAGGTTGTCATATGTGTCTCTGAGAAGCAATGCCTTGTCAGGGAGCGTGCAGGATCTCATTTCCTCATGCCAAAGTCTGGAACATTTGGATTTTGGAAGTAATAGATTCACTGATTTGGCTCCATTCAGTGTCCTTGGAATGCAAAATCTTACCTATTTCAATTTATCGTATAATGGGTTTGGAGGACATATTCCTGAGATCAGTACCTGTAGTGGGAGATTGCAAATCTTTGATGCTTCAGGGAATTTTTTGGATGGGGAGATTCCCTCCAGCATAACAAAATGCAAGAGCCTAAAGCTTTTGGCGTTGGAGTTGAATAGGCTGGAGGGGAATATCCCAGTGGATATTCAGGAACTGCGAGAACTAATAGTTATCAAATTGGGTAATAATTCCATTGGTGGAATGATCCCCAAGGGCTTTGGCAACGTTGAGCTTCTTGAATTGCTGGATTTGCACAATCTGAACCTCGTTGGCCAAATTCCTGATGATATAAGCAATTGCAAGTTTCTTCTTGAGCT GGACGTTTCTGGCAATAAATTAGAAGGTGAGATTCCTCAGACTCTTTACAACTTGACAAACCTGAAATCCCTTAACCTACAACATAACCAGCTTAATGGAAGCATCCCCCAAAGCCTAGGAAACCTATTAAGGATTCAATACCTAGATCTGTCACATAATTCACTTTCTGGCCCAATCCCTACTTCCCTTGGAAATTTAAATAACTTGACACATTTTGATCTCTCATTCAATAATCTGTCTGGTTTCATTCCTGAGATTGCAAACATACAGAGTTTTGGTGCATCTGCATTTTCCAATAATCCTTTTCTCTGTGGTCGTCCTTTGGACACCCCTTGCTTGGTAAACGGAGCTTCATCACCTTCATCTCCTGGGAAGGCTAAAGTTCTAAGCACCTCAGCAATTATTGCAATTGTCGCTGCAGCTGTAATTCTTGCTGGGGTTTGTTTGGTGACCATCATGAATATTATGGCACGTgacagagaaaaagaagaaccgATTATGATTGTTGAGAGCACACCACTTGGATCAACAGAATCAAATCTTATAATTGGAAAGCTGGTTCTCTTCAGCAAAAGTTTACCATCAAAATATGAAGATTGGGAGGCTGGTACCAAAACATTGCTTGATAAAGAGTCTTTGATAGGTGGTGGATCAATTGGTACAGTCTACCGAACTGATTTTGAAAGCGGGATCTCAATTGCAGTGAAGAAGCTCGAGACTATGGGAAGGATCAGAAACCAGGAGGAATTTGAGCATGAAATTGGGAGACTAGGCAACATTCAACACCCTAATTTAGTTGCTTTTCAAGGTTATTATTGGTCCTCTTCAATGCAGTTGATTCTATCAGAGTTTGTCCCAAATGGGAATCTCTATGATAATCTACATGGGTTGGGCTATGCTGGAACCAGCACTAGTAGAGGAAATAGGGAATTATATTGGTCCAGAAGGTTTCAAATTGCAGTGGGAACCGCAAGAGCCCTTGCTTATCTCCACCATGACTGCAGACCTCCAATTCTTCATCTCAACATTAAATCCTCTAACATACTCCTAGATGACAACTACGAAGCTAAGTTGTCTGATTATGGATTAGGAAAGTTACTTCCCATTTTGGATAATTATGGTCTGACCAATATCCACAATGCTGTGGGATATGTTGCACCAGAGTTGGCTCAAGGCCTGAGGCAGAGTGAGAAATGTGATGTTTACAGTTTTGGAGTCATTCTTTTGGAGCTGGTTACAGGGAGGAAGCCTGTGGAAAGTCCAACCACAAATGAGGTGGTGGTCTTGTGTGAATATGTAAGAGGTTTGTTAGAGACTAGCTCAGCTTCAGATTGCTTTGACAGAAATTTACTGGGCTTTACCGAGAACGAATTAATTCAGGTTATGAGATTGGGACTAATTTGTACTTCGGATGATCCTTTAAGGAGACCAAGCATGGCTGAGGTTGTCCAGGTCCTTGAATCCATTAGAAATGGATTGGATTCCCATTAA